A single region of the Streptomyces sp. NBC_00425 genome encodes:
- the gyrA gene encoding DNA gyrase subunit A translates to MTDENTPVSPEEGGDIVMRIEPVGLETEMQRSYLDYAMSVIVSRALPDVRDGLKPVHRRVLYAMYDGGYRPERGFYKCARVVGDVMGNYHPHGDSSIYDALVRLAQPWSMRMPLVDSNGNFGSPGNDPAAAMRYTECKMAPLSMEMVRDIDEETVDFTDNYDGRSQEPTVLPARFPNLLINGSAGIAVGMATNIPSHNLREVASGAQWYLENPEASHEELLDALMERIKGPDFPTGALVVGRKGIEEAYRTGRGSITMRAVVEVEEIQNRQCLVVTELPYQVNPDNLAQKIADLVKDGKIGGIADVRDETSSRTGQRLVIVLKRDAVAKVVLNNLYKHTDLQTNFGANMLALVDGVPRTLSLDAFIRHWVAHQIEVVVRRTKFRLRKAEERAHILRGLLKALDAIDEVIALIRRSDTVDIARTGLMELLEIDEIQANAILEMQLRRLAALERQKIIQEHDELQAKITEYNAILASPVRQRGIVSAELAAIVEKYGDDRKTMLVPYDGDMSIEDLIAEEDIVVTVTRGGYVKRTKTDDYRAQKRGGKGVRGAKLKEDDIVDHFFVSTTHHWLLFFTNKGRVYRAKAYELPDAGRDARGQHVANLLAFQPDEAIAEILAIRTYEVAPYLILATKGGLVKKTPLKDYDSPRSGGVIAINLRETEDGSDDELIGAELVSADDDLLLISKKAQSIRFTATDESLRPMGRATSGVKGMSFREGDQLLSMNVVRPGTFVFTATDGGYAKRTAVDEYRVQGRGGLGIKAAKIVEDRGSLVGALVVEETDEILAITLGGGVIRTRVNEIRETGRDTMGVQLINLGKRDAVVGIARNAEAGREAEEVDGGIAVDDTAEAATTAGTDEGESPSAE, encoded by the coding sequence ATGACCGACGAGAACACCCCCGTCAGCCCTGAAGAGGGCGGCGACATCGTCATGCGCATCGAGCCCGTCGGGCTCGAGACGGAGATGCAGCGCTCCTACCTCGACTACGCGATGTCCGTGATCGTCTCGCGTGCGCTGCCGGACGTCCGCGACGGCCTCAAGCCCGTCCACCGCCGCGTCCTGTACGCCATGTACGACGGCGGCTACCGGCCCGAGCGCGGCTTCTACAAGTGCGCCCGCGTGGTCGGCGACGTCATGGGCAACTACCACCCGCACGGCGACAGTTCGATCTACGACGCGCTGGTGCGCCTCGCGCAGCCGTGGTCGATGCGCATGCCGCTGGTGGACTCCAACGGCAACTTCGGCTCCCCGGGCAACGACCCGGCGGCGGCCATGCGGTACACCGAGTGCAAGATGGCGCCGCTGTCGATGGAGATGGTCCGCGACATCGACGAGGAGACCGTCGACTTCACGGACAACTACGACGGCCGCTCCCAGGAGCCGACCGTCCTGCCGGCCCGTTTCCCGAACCTGCTGATCAACGGCTCGGCCGGCATCGCGGTCGGCATGGCGACCAACATCCCCTCGCACAACCTGCGCGAGGTCGCCTCCGGCGCCCAGTGGTACCTGGAGAACCCGGAGGCCTCGCACGAGGAGCTCCTGGACGCGCTGATGGAGCGCATCAAGGGTCCCGACTTCCCGACCGGCGCGCTCGTCGTGGGCCGCAAGGGCATCGAGGAGGCCTACCGCACGGGCCGCGGCTCGATCACCATGCGGGCGGTCGTCGAGGTCGAGGAGATCCAGAACCGCCAGTGCCTGGTGGTCACGGAGCTGCCCTACCAGGTCAACCCGGACAATCTCGCGCAGAAGATCGCCGACCTGGTCAAGGACGGCAAGATCGGCGGTATCGCGGACGTCCGCGACGAGACGTCCTCGCGCACGGGCCAGCGCCTGGTCATCGTGCTCAAGCGGGACGCGGTCGCCAAGGTCGTGCTGAACAACCTGTACAAGCACACCGACCTGCAGACGAACTTCGGCGCGAACATGCTGGCGCTCGTCGACGGCGTCCCGCGCACGCTGTCCCTGGACGCGTTCATCCGCCACTGGGTGGCGCACCAGATCGAGGTCGTCGTCCGCCGGACGAAGTTCCGGCTGCGCAAGGCCGAGGAGCGGGCGCACATCCTGCGGGGCCTGCTGAAGGCCCTGGACGCCATCGACGAGGTCATCGCGCTGATCCGGCGCAGCGACACCGTCGACATCGCGCGCACGGGCCTGATGGAGCTCCTGGAGATCGACGAGATCCAGGCCAACGCCATTCTCGAGATGCAGCTGCGCCGGCTGGCCGCCCTGGAGCGTCAGAAGATCATCCAGGAGCACGACGAACTCCAGGCGAAGATCACCGAGTACAACGCGATCCTCGCCTCGCCGGTCCGTCAGCGCGGCATCGTCAGCGCCGAACTCGCCGCGATCGTCGAGAAGTACGGCGACGACCGCAAGACGATGCTGGTGCCCTACGACGGCGACATGTCCATCGAGGACCTGATCGCCGAGGAGGACATCGTCGTCACCGTCACGCGCGGCGGTTACGTCAAGCGCACGAAGACGGACGACTACCGGGCGCAGAAGCGCGGCGGCAAGGGCGTACGGGGAGCGAAGCTCAAGGAAGACGACATCGTCGACCACTTCTTCGTCTCCACCACGCACCACTGGCTGCTGTTCTTCACCAACAAGGGCCGCGTCTACCGGGCGAAGGCGTACGAACTGCCGGACGCCGGGCGGGACGCGCGCGGTCAGCACGTCGCGAACCTGCTGGCCTTCCAGCCAGACGAGGCGATCGCCGAGATCCTCGCGATCCGCACCTACGAGGTGGCGCCCTATCTGATCCTGGCCACCAAGGGCGGCTTGGTGAAGAAGACGCCTCTGAAGGATTACGATTCGCCGCGTTCCGGTGGGGTCATCGCGATCAACCTCCGTGAGACGGAGGACGGTTCCGACGACGAACTGATCGGAGCCGAACTCGTCTCGGCGGACGACGATCTGCTTCTGATCAGCAAGAAGGCACAGTCGATCAGGTTCACGGCCACGGACGAAAGTCTGCGGCCCATGGGCCGTGCCACCTCGGGTGTCAAGGGCATGAGCTTCCGTGAGGGAGACCAGCTCCTCTCGATGAATGTTGTTCGACCCGGTACGTTCGTGTTCACTGCCACAGACGGCGGGTACGCGAAGCGGACCGCCGTCGACGAGTACCGCGTCCAGGGTCGCGGCGGCCTCGGCATCAAGGCCGCCAAGATCGTCGAGGACCGTGGCTCCCTCGTCGGCGCGCTGGTGGTCGAGGAGACCGACGAGATCCTCGCCATCACGCTGGGCGGCGGTGTGATTCGTACGCGAGTCAACGAGATCAGGGAGACGGGCCGTGACACCATGGGCGTTCAACTGATCAACCTGGGCAAGCGCGATGCCGTCGTCGGCATCGCCCGTAACGCCGAGGCGGGGCGCGAGGCGGAAGAGGTCGACGGCGGGATCGCCGTGGACGACACCGCCGAGGCGGCCACGACCGCCGGCACGGACGAGGGTGAGTCGCCCTCGGCCGAGTAG